The DNA region TATAAACCTGGGAGCCCTAAAAGGCGGAAACTATGATTACATTGAAAGAGAGATAAGCCTTATTGTAAGTGTTACAAGGCGGGAGCAAATGGCCGAATACAATAAGCATATAAATATTAAATTCATAATAGAGACCGGAGTACTCACCAGGGAAGAAGTTAAGAGGGTGTGCAAAATTATTGAAGAAACAGGAGCGGATTTTATTGAAACCTCTACCGGGTTTGGAGTAAGGGGAGTTGAACTGGATGATATCAGGTTAATCCGGGAAGTGGTTACCAGAAATATCGGGGTGAAAGCTTCGGGAGGGATAAGAACTTTTGCTGATGCCCAGGCTCTTATAGATGCCGGTGCTACCAGGCTGGGTACCAGTAGCGGAATGACTATCATGGAAGAATATTCCAGTTATTTTGATAAATAGAGATGCCGTCCTATAAAGCTAAAGCTTTAATTTTAAGGGTTTACAAGCTGGGGGAATATGACAAAATTGTCAAGATGTACTCCCAGTCTAAGGGTCTGATTAGCGGGGTTGCCAAGGGGGCCAGAAAACCCGGAGGCAGGTTCGGGGGGAGACTGGAGCTTTTCAATCTGGTGGATCTGGAGATGTACAGCGGTCACTCGCTGGATATTATTGCACAGGCAGAAATAATTGACAGTTTTAAACTCATTTCCAGTGATTTTTACCGCTTTGTGTTCTGTGAACTGATAGCAAAAATTTTATTAAAGACCCAGACCGATATCAGTGAACCCTGCCCCCAGCTGTTCAAGCTTATATATATTTGTTTTAGAGAAATTAATGCTGCCGAAACTGAGGATATAGCAGCCTTGAAAAAAATCATGTGTTTCTTTATTGGTCGGTTTCTCTCTATTACCGGCTACAGCCCTCTACTGGATTCATGCTGCCGTTGTAATGGTAAACTGGATCCAGAGCCGGGAGTCTTGAGCAATAGAAAGGTAGCTCTTTCTTACCGCCTGGGGGGAGTTCTTTGTGAAAAATGTTCCTCTGGTTTTGAAGGCGGCAGCAGTATGGGAGCTAAAAGTTTCAGGTTTCTTTCCAGTATTTATCAATCAAAAATTGAGGATATAAGGGATATGGAGGTAGATGGTTCCACCATAAAGAAAGTCTATAAATTTTTAGAAAACTACATCATATACCACACTGACTGCAATCTGGACAGTTTTAAATATTTAAAAAAGATTGGCGCATAAGAAGGTTTAAAATGAGAGCGCTGGCAGTAAGGATCCCCTAATAAGAATGGTAATAACGCCAAGCTGCTAAGGGCGGTACCCGGTGTTATGGGCTTTGGGTTTGGCCCGGGAGAAGTGCTTAAAGATAAGGAAGCGATAAAGGAAGTTGATATGCTGGCGGAAAGGCTTATTTGAATTATGAACTTCTGTTCATTATTATGATGGTATATCAAAAATGATTTGTTGGAGATAATATGCCAAAACTAATCGAATTTGAGGATATAGAGAAAGCCAGAAAAACCCTTGGCCTAAAACAGGTAAGCTCGATTAAGGACATTAAGGCGGCTTACCGGCAATTGTCACTCAAGTACCACCCCGATAAAGCTGGTGATAATTCTGAAGAGAAATTCAAACTTATTAATCACTCCTATCAGCTGCTCATGGATTACTGCCTGAAATATCCCATCTCTTTTTCCAGGGAAAGGGTAAAGGATGTTGAGGAAGGAGAGTACCAGAAATACCATCAGGATCGATTTTACAGTACCTGGTTTTAAAAGGATTTTACTCCATTTCACAATTGACGTTTACAATCATAGTTATTACAATGTTAGATTATGAATTTTCAGGATATAATTTTTAATTTACAACAGTACTGGAGCAGACATGGCTGCATTATTAGGCAGCCAATGGATCTGGAAAAAGGGGCAGGTACTTTTAATCCGGATACCTTTTTAAGGTGTCTGGGGCCCGAACCCTGGAAAGTGGCATATGTGGAACCTTCCAGGAGGCCTACTGACGGAAGGTATGGAGAGAATCCTTTCCGCAGCCAGTTCTATTACCAGTATCAGGTACTTTTAAAACCATCTCCGAATGAGGTGATTGATCTCTATCTGGGTTCCCTGGAAAGCCTGGGAATAAACATGAAGAATCATGATATAAGATTTGTGGAAGACGACTGGGCTTCACCCACTATCGGGGCTGCTGGACTGGGCTGGGAGGTATGGGCAGACGGTATGGAGATTACCCAGTTTACTTATTTTCAGCAGATGGGACAGATTGCCCTGAAGCCGGTTTCAGCTGAGCTTACTTATGGCCTGGAGAGGATTGCCATGTATCTTCAGGATAAAGACAGTTTCTGGGAGCTTAAATGGAATGACCAGATAACCTATGCAGATGTATTGCTGGAATCGGAGAAACAGTGGTGTGTCTATAATTTTAAAGTTGCTGATGTAAAAATGCTTCTTGATCTTTTTGATAAGTTTGAAAATGAATTTTACCGTACCATTAAAAAAGATTTGGTTTTTGTTGCCTGTGAATTTGTATTGAAATGTTCTCATGTATTTAATCTTTTGGATGCCAGGGAAGCTATCAGTGTATCGGAGAGGACCTCTTATATCGGAAGGGTAAGAAACCAGGCCAAGAAATTATGTAAAGCATATGTTAATCAAAGGAAAGAGCTGGGATTTCCGCTTTTAAAGGATAATGGATAATAAATTAGTATTTGAAATAGGAACCGAGGAGCTGCCTTCTTCCTGCATTATTGAAGGAAGGAAGGCTTTAAAGGATATTTTAACCAGGAAGTTCAAACAGGAAAGAATTGGCTTTACTTCCATAGAGACTTTTGGTACCCCCCGCCGGCTAACCGCTGTGCTGGAGGGAGTGGCTGCAATGCAAAAATCCCATAACCGGGTAGTTACCGGGCCTCCCAAGGCAATAGCCTTTGACGGCGACGGCAAACCTACCAGGGCGGCTACGGGCTTTGCCGGGAGTTTAAAAATTGATGTCAATGACCTTGAAGAGATTCCTTCGGACAGGGGCATTTATATGGGGAAAAGCATAAGGGAAGAAGGCAGGCCCGTAATGGAAGTTATGCCCGGCCTTCTCAAGAAATCCATAGGGGAAATTCCATTCGGCAAACAGATGAGCTGGGGCAATTATGATATCAAGTTTGCCCGGCCTATAAGGTGGATTGTTGCTCTTCTGGGAGATAAGGTAATCAATTTTGAACTGGAAGGACTGAAAACAGGAAGGCTGACTTACGGGTTAAGGACTATTGATGATAATCCTTTGACCATAGAAGATGCTGATGGTTATTTAGATATTTTAACCGGACAAGGTTTGGTGATTCTGGATTCGGATAGAAGAAGACAGATTATAGAAAATGCCATACTTGAGGCCCAGCAACAGTTGTGGTCAGGAAACTACAGGGTGGTTCTGGACCAGGATCTTTTAGAGGAAGTGGTTAACCTTGTAGAGCATCCGAATGTATTGGTGGGTAAGTTTTCTGAACGTTTTCTCTATATCCCCAAGGATATACTTATTAAAGCTATTGAATACCATCAAAAATATTTTGCGGTAACCGGACCCGGGGGCGAGGTTACTACCAGTTTTGTAATGGTTCAGAACGGTACCCAGGACATTACTGGCGACATTGTAAAAGGAAATCAGAGGGTTCTGGAAGCCAGGCTGAGTGATGCCGTCTTTTTCTATGAAGAGGACAGAAAACAGGGATTCGACCACTGGCTGGAAAAATTAAAGGGTGTAATTTTTTATTCAGGTATTGGGAGCATGTATGACCAGATAGAAAGGCTAGTAAGCCTATCGGATTTCTTATGTTCGAGTCTGGGCAAAGATCATATAAAAGATGATTTGAAAAGAGCTGCGGGTTTATGCAAGTGTGACCTGGTAACCAATATGGTGGTGGAGTTTCCCCAGCTGCAGGGAATAGTGGGAAGGGAATATGCGCTGGAAATAGGAGAAAAACCCTCAGTGGCCAAAGGTATTTTTGAACATTACAGGCCCAGGTTTGCCGGTGACCAGCTGCCCCGGACTGAAGAGGGGGCCCTGCTGTCTGTTGCTGAGAAGATGGATACCATCTGCGGCATGTTTTTGCTGGATAATATCCCTACCGGCTCCGAAGACCCTTTTGCTTTAAGGAGGAAAGCCTCTGGAATAGTGCTAAGCCTTCTGGATAAGGGTTATGATTTGGATCTTGAAGGGCTTATTGAATACAACCTTAATTTATACCAGGATAAATTTGGAATAGAAAAACCAGAAGGCCTTAACAGGATTATATTTGAATTTATCCTGGCCCGTTACCGGTTCAAATTGGAAAAAGAAGGAAAAAGACTGGATATTCTGGAGGCAGTGGCTGCCGCCGGTACCTGGTCTGTTACTGATATGGACTTAAGGTACAGGGCCCTGGAGAAATTTATGGGCCAGCATGATATTGAACTGATAGCCAACCCTATGATCAGATGCAAGAATATAATAAAAGAAGAAGAAATAGCAAAAATGGATGCCGGCCGGTTCAGGGAGTCGGGTGAAAAAAAGCTGTATGAGGCGGTAGAAAAGGTAAAAGAAATTGTTAAGAGCTGCAAACAGGAGAAAAAATATTTCCAGATGCTGACCGAGCTTGAAAAATTTGGCGAAGCGGTAAATAAGTTTTTTGATCAGGTTCTGGTAATGGATGAGGATGAGAACATAAGGCAGAACAGGATTAGCCTGGTAAAAGAAGCTAGGGACCTGTATCTTTTTATTGCAGATTTTTCCAGGCTGGTTATAGAAGGCTAACCTTTTTAGGGTTTTAAATAAACCCTAAAAAACATATAATTATTTAAAACTATTTATTGGAAGGGATTAAAGATGACAGACAAGAAATATGTATATTTCTTTGGAGAAGGCGCAAAAGAGATGAAAAAACTTTTGGGTGGTAAAGGTGCAAACCTTTCGGAAATGACCAATATCGGTCTTCCTGTACCGCCCGGATTTACTATTACTACGGAAGTATGTAATCTTTTTTATGAATTAGGTAAAAGATATCCTGAGGGACTGCAGGGACAGATTGATGAAGGTTTAAAGAAACTGGAAAAAAAGATGGATCTGGACCTGGGGGATAAGGACGATCCATTACTGGTTTCAGTAAGATCCGGAGCCGCTATTTCCATGCCGGGAATGATGGATACGGTATTAAACCTGGGCTTAAATGACATAACTGTAAACGGGCTTATTAAGAAAACAGGCAATAAAAGATTCGGATGGGACTCATACAGAAGATTTATTCAGATGTTTGGAGATGTGGTAATGGGAGTAGAGCATGATAAGTTCGAAGAAGCCATGCAGTCAATGAAGGATAAAAAAGGGGTCAAGTTTGATACTGATTTGAGCGCTGAAGATCTCCAGCAGCTGGTTGAAGATTACAAGCAGATTATAGACAGGGAAACAGGACAGAGTTTCCCCCAGGAACCCAGAGAACAGCTGCAGATGTCAATAGACGCTGTATTCGGTTCCTGGAATAATAAGAGAGCTATAACCTACAGAAATTTACATGATATACCCCATAGCATGGGTACTGCAGTTAATGTGCAGGCTATGGTATTTGGCAATATGGGTGAAAATTCCGGCACCGGGGTTGCTTTTACCAGGAATCCCTCTACCGGAGAGAATAAGGAATATGGAGAATACCTAATAAATGCACAGGGCGAGGATGTAGTTGCGGGAATCAGGACTCCCCAGCCTATTACCAAATTAAAGGAAGAAATGCCGGAGATATACCAGCAGCTCATGGATATATTCCAGAAGCTGGAGCAGCATTACAAGGATATGCAGGATCTTGAATTTACCATCCAGGAAGGCAAGCTTTTCATGCTGCAGACCAGGACTGGCAAGAGAACTGCAGCTGCTGCCCTGCAGATAGCGGTAGATATGGAAAAAGACGGTTTGATTGATAAGAAGACTGCGGTGATGAGGGTAGAACCCCAGCAACTGGACCAGCTGCTTCACAAGCAGATTGACAAGAATGCGAAGCAGGGGGCTGAGTTGTTGGCCAAAGGGCTGCCAGCTTCTCCGGGAGCAGCTTTAGGCAGAGTAGTATTTGATGCTGATGAAGCAGTAAGGGAATCGGAAAATGATCCGGTTATACTGGTCAGGACCGAAACTTCTCCCGAAGATATTGAGGGGATGTCGGTTGCCCAGGGCATATTGACTTCCCGGGGAGGCATGACTTCCCATGCGGCGGTGGTTGCCAGAGGAATGGGCAAGTGCTGCGTTGCTGGTTGTGAGAGCATCAAGGTGAGTGCCGACCAGAAATCTTTCTCGGCTGACGGCAAAAAGATAAATAAGGGCGACTGGATTACTCTGGACGGCTCCACCGGAGAGGTCTTTCTGGGACAGCTGGAGGTTGTAGATCCGGAAATTTCCGGTAATTTTGAGTTGTTTATGGACTGGATAGACCAGTTCAGTAAAATAGGGGTCAGGACCAATGCTGATACTCCCCATGACGCTGAAGTAGCCTTAAAGTTTGGAGCAGAGGGCATTGGTCTCTGCAGAACTGAACATATGTTTTTTGAAGCAGACAGGATAAAAGCAGTCAGGAAGATGATAGTTGCTTCCAATGAGGATGAAAGAAGAAAAGCGCTAATGGCTATCCTGCCTTACCAGAAACAGGATTTCATAGACATTTTCAAAGTTATGGAAGGCAAACCGGTTACTGTCAGATTGCTTGACCCGCCCTTGCACGAATTTTTACCTTCAGAACCGGAAGACATAAAAGAGATAGCTGATGAGCTGGATATTGAAGCCGATGAACTGGCTGCTACAGTAAAATCGCTCCACGAGATGAACCCCATGCTGGGGCACAGGGGATGCAGGCTGTCCATTACTTATCCAGAGATCCTGGAAATGCAGGCCAGGGCAATTTTTGAGGCAGCAATAGAGTTGACGGAAAAAGGAGTAAAGGTAGAGCCGGAAGTTATGATTCCGCTTGCCGGTACCTTAAAAGAGGTAAAGATACTGAAAGATCAGATTGTAGAGATTGCAGAAAATCTGATGGAAAAGAAAGGCTTGAAATTTGAGTACAAGGTAGGAACCATGATTGAGGTTCCCAGGGCTTGCGTGGTTGCGGATGAGATAGCTAAAGAAGCTGAGTTTTTCAGCTTTGGTACCAATGACCTGACCCAGCTAACCTTTGGTTTTTCCAGGGATGATGTAGGTAAGTTTTTACCGGATTATATTGAAAAGGGTATACTGGAAAAGGATCCATTTGCCAGCTTGGATATAAATGGTGTAGGCCAGATGGTGCTTATGGGCATCGAGAAAGGAAGGTCTGCCAGGAAAGATCTTAAGATAGGCATATGTGGAGAACATGGTGGAGATCCAAATTCGGTTAAGTTTTGCCACCGGGCTGGCATGGATTATGTTAGCTGTTCACCTTACAGGGTTCCCGTGGCCAGGCTTGCCGGAGCACAGGCCAATATAGAGGACGAATAAACAAACTAAAGGGCAGCCGAAAGGCTGCCCTTTTTTCTTAATTTTTTTACATTAACTCCTGATGATTGGTACAATAATTAAGTCCTGGTAAAAATGCTATATATAGGAGTATAGATGTCCAGAGGCCTTAAAGATGGTGAAGTAGAAGAGCTAAAAAGCAGAGCTGATATTATCGGCATTATTTCAGATTATGTTAATCTGAAAAAAAGGGGCAAGAACCATACAGGATTATGTCCCTTTCACCAGGAAAAAACGCCTTCATTTAGTGTTGATTCTTCCAGGCAGTTCTATCATTGTTTTGGCTGTGGTGAAGGCGGGGATGCAATCAGTTTTATTATGAAAATTGAAAATCTGGATTTTCTGGAATCGGTAGAGTTTATAGCAAAGAAGATAGGCTACCAGCTTAAATACAGCAGCAGCGGGTCTTCAAAAACTCGGAAGCTTAAGGAAAGGTTATTTGAGCTTAACCAGCTGGCCAAGACTTATTATCATTTTGTCCTGAATAACCCCAAAGCGGGCTCAAAAGTCCTCAAATATCTGAAAGAGAGAGGGTTTAATGGTGAAACTCTGGAAGAATTTGAAGTAGGATATAGTTTAAAGAAATGGGATTACTTTTCCAATCTGGCCCAGAAAAGGGGCTATAGGGCTGATGAGCTGATAGAAGCGGGGCTGTCTATCAGGAGCAAAAATAGGCAGCAAGGTATCTATGACCGTTTCAGGGAAAGGATTATGTTTCCCATAGGGGATGTTGTAGGCAAGACTATTGGTTTTGGAGGCAGGATTCTGGAGCAAGGCAAGAGCCAGTCTGCTAAATATATAAATACTCCTGAAACCAGAATATATTCAAAGAGTAAAAATATATACAATATACATCGGGCAAAAAACTATATTGTAGAAAAAGACAAGGTATTTATTGTAGAAGGTTATACGGATGTTATGGCGTTATCACAGTGTGGCATTAAAAATGTTGTGGCCAGCCTGGGTACGGCTTTAACTACTGACCAAATAAAACTTCTGGGGCGTTTTACCAAGAATGTTGGGCTGGTATTTGACAGTGATCAGGCAGGGCTTTCCGCTTCCATGAAAGGAATGGAGAGGCTCAGGGAATATAATCAGAATCTGGACCTTTACCATGAAAGCAATATGAACATAGAGGTAGTTTTGCTGGAGCAGGGCTATGACCCTGCAGATTATGTATTTAAAAAAGGCAGCAAAGCTTTTATGGAAAAAGTAAATTCGGCAGAAAATATTATTGATTTTACCATAGCCATTATTATTAAGAAATATGACTTAAGCAGTTTAAATCAAAAGGTTAGAGCCAGCAAGGAGCTGCTGGCATTTATAAGTACCCTGAATTCCAGGATTGTGCAGGAGGAATGTGTAAAAAAAATTGCCCGGGAACTGGACTTAAAGGAGGATTTACTTTTTGAGGAACTGGTAAATTTCAAAAACAGGGAGGATAAAGGAAATTCTTATTCTGTTCCGGAGAAATCTTCTGCTATCATTGATTCCCCCCAGAAGAAATTAGAGGTTGAAGCTTTGAGACTGATGGTAAATGGAGAAGGACTGAGCCAGAATTGTTTTCTGGGGCTGGAAGAAAGTTTTTTTAAATATGAAGATACCAAAAAATTGTTTAATATATTAATGAAAGTATTAAAGAAACAGGACTCTGGGCAAATAAACTTTCCTGTTGAAATTACGTCTGAATTATTGAAAGATTCTGAGGTCAGGAAGCTGTATAATTTTATTTATTATGACCCTAAATCTTATAAAAATGGAAAGGTTACCTGTGATGAGGTTTTATGCAACCTGAAGCTGTCCTATCTTTCAGAAAAGATTAATGGTTTGAGAAACAAGATGTTACAGATAGAAGAGGGGATAAAAAAAGGTAAAACTGATCAGGAGCTAAGCAGACAGTATGATAGGTTATATTCGCAGCTTATAGAGTTGGAACAAGAAAAGATTAAGCTGAAAATTTCTTGAAATTTATGCAATAATATTTAAAATGTATTTTTTGTTTTTGAGCTAAGGATTCAAATTTAACTATATTTGAGGTGACAAATATAATGAAAAGAGGGGCTGAATTTAAACTTGAAGAGGTTAAGGCTTTAATCAGTAAAGGCAAAGAAGAGGGGCTTTTAACTGCTGAAGAGATTAGTGAAGCTCTTGCAGAAGTTGACCTTAACAAGGAACAAATAGAGAGAATTTATGATGTGCTTCAGAATTTGGGTATTGAGATAATAAGTGAAGAAGATGGGGATATAGATAATGTAGGGGCGGATAAAAAGGAAGCAGCTTCAATTAAAAAGAAGCTGGATTTGACCATTAAGTCTCCTACCAATGACCCGGTTAGAATGTATCTCAAGGAGATAGGGAAGGTCAGGCTTCTTACTGCGGTGGAAGAGGTTCAGCTGGCTAAGCGGATTAAAAAAGGAGATATGGCCGCAAAAAGAAAGCTGGTGGAGGCTAACCTCAGGCTGGTAGTAAGTATTGCCAAAAAATATGTGGGCCGGGGAATGCTTTTTCTTGATCTTATACAGGAAGGTAATTTAGGCCTTATAAGGGCTGTTGAAAAATTTGACCATACTAAAGGCTATAAATTTTCTACCTATGCTACCTGGTGGATAAGGCAGGCTATTACCAGGGCTATTGCCGATCAGGCCAGGACTATAAGGATTCCTGTGCATATGGTAGAGACTATTAACAAGCTTATCAGGATACAGAGGCAGTTGCTGCAGAAATTAGGTCGGGAGCCAGCACCTGAAGAGATAGCAAAACAGATGGGATTTTCTCCGGATAAGGTAAGAGAAATAATGAAGATATCCCAGGAGCCGGTATCACTGGAAACCCCCATTGGAGAAGAGGAGGATAGCCATCTGGGTGATTTTATCGAAGATTCAGAGGTTGAGGCTCCTTCAGATG from Actinomycetes bacterium includes:
- the deoC gene encoding deoxyribose-phosphate aldolase yields the protein MKTLTKEQLAKTIDQTLLRPITTIKNIEQLCREAKKQHFAAVTISPSFIVTAKNLLSGTDVKVCSVVGFPMGANTIESKVFEGRDNVRKGADELDVVINLGALKGGNYDYIEREISLIVSVTRREQMAEYNKHINIKFIIETGVLTREEVKRVCKIIEETGADFIETSTGFGVRGVELDDIRLIREVVTRNIGVKASGGIRTFADAQALIDAGATRLGTSSGMTIMEEYSSYFDK
- the recO gene encoding DNA repair protein RecO encodes the protein MPSYKAKALILRVYKLGEYDKIVKMYSQSKGLISGVAKGARKPGGRFGGRLELFNLVDLEMYSGHSLDIIAQAEIIDSFKLISSDFYRFVFCELIAKILLKTQTDISEPCPQLFKLIYICFREINAAETEDIAALKKIMCFFIGRFLSITGYSPLLDSCCRCNGKLDPEPGVLSNRKVALSYRLGGVLCEKCSSGFEGGSSMGAKSFRFLSSIYQSKIEDIRDMEVDGSTIKKVYKFLENYIIYHTDCNLDSFKYLKKIGA
- a CDS encoding J domain-containing protein — translated: MPKLIEFEDIEKARKTLGLKQVSSIKDIKAAYRQLSLKYHPDKAGDNSEEKFKLINHSYQLLMDYCLKYPISFSRERVKDVEEGEYQKYHQDRFYSTWF
- a CDS encoding glycine--tRNA ligase subunit alpha, translated to MNFQDIIFNLQQYWSRHGCIIRQPMDLEKGAGTFNPDTFLRCLGPEPWKVAYVEPSRRPTDGRYGENPFRSQFYYQYQVLLKPSPNEVIDLYLGSLESLGINMKNHDIRFVEDDWASPTIGAAGLGWEVWADGMEITQFTYFQQMGQIALKPVSAELTYGLERIAMYLQDKDSFWELKWNDQITYADVLLESEKQWCVYNFKVADVKMLLDLFDKFENEFYRTIKKDLVFVACEFVLKCSHVFNLLDAREAISVSERTSYIGRVRNQAKKLCKAYVNQRKELGFPLLKDNG
- the glyS gene encoding glycine--tRNA ligase subunit beta codes for the protein MDNKLVFEIGTEELPSSCIIEGRKALKDILTRKFKQERIGFTSIETFGTPRRLTAVLEGVAAMQKSHNRVVTGPPKAIAFDGDGKPTRAATGFAGSLKIDVNDLEEIPSDRGIYMGKSIREEGRPVMEVMPGLLKKSIGEIPFGKQMSWGNYDIKFARPIRWIVALLGDKVINFELEGLKTGRLTYGLRTIDDNPLTIEDADGYLDILTGQGLVILDSDRRRQIIENAILEAQQQLWSGNYRVVLDQDLLEEVVNLVEHPNVLVGKFSERFLYIPKDILIKAIEYHQKYFAVTGPGGEVTTSFVMVQNGTQDITGDIVKGNQRVLEARLSDAVFFYEEDRKQGFDHWLEKLKGVIFYSGIGSMYDQIERLVSLSDFLCSSLGKDHIKDDLKRAAGLCKCDLVTNMVVEFPQLQGIVGREYALEIGEKPSVAKGIFEHYRPRFAGDQLPRTEEGALLSVAEKMDTICGMFLLDNIPTGSEDPFALRRKASGIVLSLLDKGYDLDLEGLIEYNLNLYQDKFGIEKPEGLNRIIFEFILARYRFKLEKEGKRLDILEAVAAAGTWSVTDMDLRYRALEKFMGQHDIELIANPMIRCKNIIKEEEIAKMDAGRFRESGEKKLYEAVEKVKEIVKSCKQEKKYFQMLTELEKFGEAVNKFFDQVLVMDEDENIRQNRISLVKEARDLYLFIADFSRLVIEG
- the ppdK gene encoding pyruvate, phosphate dikinase yields the protein MTDKKYVYFFGEGAKEMKKLLGGKGANLSEMTNIGLPVPPGFTITTEVCNLFYELGKRYPEGLQGQIDEGLKKLEKKMDLDLGDKDDPLLVSVRSGAAISMPGMMDTVLNLGLNDITVNGLIKKTGNKRFGWDSYRRFIQMFGDVVMGVEHDKFEEAMQSMKDKKGVKFDTDLSAEDLQQLVEDYKQIIDRETGQSFPQEPREQLQMSIDAVFGSWNNKRAITYRNLHDIPHSMGTAVNVQAMVFGNMGENSGTGVAFTRNPSTGENKEYGEYLINAQGEDVVAGIRTPQPITKLKEEMPEIYQQLMDIFQKLEQHYKDMQDLEFTIQEGKLFMLQTRTGKRTAAAALQIAVDMEKDGLIDKKTAVMRVEPQQLDQLLHKQIDKNAKQGAELLAKGLPASPGAALGRVVFDADEAVRESENDPVILVRTETSPEDIEGMSVAQGILTSRGGMTSHAAVVARGMGKCCVAGCESIKVSADQKSFSADGKKINKGDWITLDGSTGEVFLGQLEVVDPEISGNFELFMDWIDQFSKIGVRTNADTPHDAEVALKFGAEGIGLCRTEHMFFEADRIKAVRKMIVASNEDERRKALMAILPYQKQDFIDIFKVMEGKPVTVRLLDPPLHEFLPSEPEDIKEIADELDIEADELAATVKSLHEMNPMLGHRGCRLSITYPEILEMQARAIFEAAIELTEKGVKVEPEVMIPLAGTLKEVKILKDQIVEIAENLMEKKGLKFEYKVGTMIEVPRACVVADEIAKEAEFFSFGTNDLTQLTFGFSRDDVGKFLPDYIEKGILEKDPFASLDINGVGQMVLMGIEKGRSARKDLKIGICGEHGGDPNSVKFCHRAGMDYVSCSPYRVPVARLAGAQANIEDE
- the dnaG gene encoding DNA primase; translated protein: MSRGLKDGEVEELKSRADIIGIISDYVNLKKRGKNHTGLCPFHQEKTPSFSVDSSRQFYHCFGCGEGGDAISFIMKIENLDFLESVEFIAKKIGYQLKYSSSGSSKTRKLKERLFELNQLAKTYYHFVLNNPKAGSKVLKYLKERGFNGETLEEFEVGYSLKKWDYFSNLAQKRGYRADELIEAGLSIRSKNRQQGIYDRFRERIMFPIGDVVGKTIGFGGRILEQGKSQSAKYINTPETRIYSKSKNIYNIHRAKNYIVEKDKVFIVEGYTDVMALSQCGIKNVVASLGTALTTDQIKLLGRFTKNVGLVFDSDQAGLSASMKGMERLREYNQNLDLYHESNMNIEVVLLEQGYDPADYVFKKGSKAFMEKVNSAENIIDFTIAIIIKKYDLSSLNQKVRASKELLAFISTLNSRIVQEECVKKIARELDLKEDLLFEELVNFKNREDKGNSYSVPEKSSAIIDSPQKKLEVEALRLMVNGEGLSQNCFLGLEESFFKYEDTKKLFNILMKVLKKQDSGQINFPVEITSELLKDSEVRKLYNFIYYDPKSYKNGKVTCDEVLCNLKLSYLSEKINGLRNKMLQIEEGIKKGKTDQELSRQYDRLYSQLIELEQEKIKLKIS
- the rpoD gene encoding RNA polymerase sigma factor RpoD yields the protein MKRGAEFKLEEVKALISKGKEEGLLTAEEISEALAEVDLNKEQIERIYDVLQNLGIEIISEEDGDIDNVGADKKEAASIKKKLDLTIKSPTNDPVRMYLKEIGKVRLLTAVEEVQLAKRIKKGDMAAKRKLVEANLRLVVSIAKKYVGRGMLFLDLIQEGNLGLIRAVEKFDHTKGYKFSTYATWWIRQAITRAIADQARTIRIPVHMVETINKLIRIQRQLLQKLGREPAPEEIAKQMGFSPDKVREIMKISQEPVSLETPIGEEEDSHLGDFIEDSEVEAPSDAASFTMLQEQLQDVLNTLNERERKVIQLRFGLQDGHPRTLEEVGREFGVTRERIRQIESKTLSKLRHPNRSGALKDFLEI